The following are encoded in a window of Paenibacillus polymyxa genomic DNA:
- the corA gene encoding magnesium/cobalt transporter CorA, whose translation MIRTLTIGHDHQVTVGKPLDQIVMEDYIWMWVDFSEPTDRETELLTSYFHFHPLAVEDCMHVLQRPKLDYYEDVQFLVVHALDVDTLAAEEVDMFISSRFLVTYHHHELEELDQAWERIVQHANERKIWSRGPLSAAYTVMDKLVDNYFPSLFMIEDELAELEGLGGRESVEELMKQVFDLRGRLLKLRRTIVPMRDLMYRVLNSQHVQGQGDHMAYFTDIYDHLLKLTDMLEADREMTADLRDSYISLNSNRMNSIMKTLTVITTVFMPLTLIAGIYGMNFSNMPELTWKYGYFGVLFFMFLLSVAMVVWFMRRGWFK comes from the coding sequence GTGATACGTACATTGACTATAGGTCATGATCATCAGGTAACAGTGGGAAAACCATTGGATCAGATCGTCATGGAGGATTACATATGGATGTGGGTAGATTTTAGCGAGCCTACAGATCGAGAGACGGAGCTGCTGACGAGTTACTTTCATTTTCACCCATTGGCTGTGGAGGATTGTATGCATGTTCTGCAACGTCCCAAATTGGATTATTACGAGGATGTGCAGTTTCTGGTCGTGCATGCGCTTGATGTAGATACGTTAGCTGCGGAAGAAGTGGATATGTTTATTAGCAGTCGTTTTTTGGTTACATATCACCATCATGAGTTAGAGGAGCTGGATCAAGCCTGGGAGCGGATTGTCCAGCATGCGAATGAACGTAAAATATGGTCGCGAGGGCCGCTGTCTGCAGCCTACACGGTGATGGACAAGCTGGTAGATAACTATTTTCCGAGCCTTTTTATGATTGAGGATGAATTGGCCGAGCTGGAGGGCTTGGGCGGTCGCGAATCCGTAGAGGAATTAATGAAGCAGGTGTTTGACCTGCGTGGCAGGCTGCTCAAGCTACGCCGTACCATCGTACCCATGCGTGATCTGATGTACCGAGTTTTGAATTCGCAGCATGTGCAGGGCCAAGGAGATCATATGGCTTATTTTACCGATATATATGATCATTTATTGAAGCTGACAGACATGCTGGAGGCCGACCGCGAGATGACAGCCGACCTGAGGGACAGTTATATATCGCTCAATTCCAATCGCATGAATTCAATTATGAAGACGCTGACCGTAATTACGACCGTCTTTATGCCCTTGACGCTGATTGCAGGAATTTATGGTATGAATTTTTCGAATATGCCCGAGTTGACCTGGAAATATGGATATTTTGGTGTACTGTTCTTCATGTTTTTGTTGAGTGTTGCAATGGTGGTCTGGTTTATGCGCCGTGGCTGGTTCAAATAG
- a CDS encoding GNAT family N-acetyltransferase — protein sequence MKIRTAHHEDIPALAYLMEELGYPTTVEDMKMRYDRIASDPNYHTLVAEDEGEVVGMVGLHAGNFYERNEDYARIVVFVMDSKHRNKGIGKALNEEAEAWAKENGLVAIALNSGNRSERQDAHHFYRRLGYEATSTGFVKKI from the coding sequence TTGAAGATAAGGACTGCTCATCATGAGGATATTCCGGCTTTGGCTTATCTAATGGAGGAGCTTGGTTATCCTACGACTGTAGAAGATATGAAGATGAGATATGATCGTATCGCTTCTGACCCTAACTACCATACTCTGGTGGCTGAAGATGAAGGGGAAGTCGTTGGGATGGTTGGACTACATGCTGGTAACTTTTATGAAAGAAATGAAGATTACGCGCGTATCGTCGTTTTTGTGATGGATTCAAAACATCGTAATAAAGGCATCGGGAAGGCGTTAAATGAGGAAGCGGAAGCTTGGGCTAAAGAGAACGGGTTGGTTGCCATTGCTTTGAACAGTGGTAATCGAAGTGAGCGACAGGATGCTCATCATTTTTATCGCCGATTAGGATATGAAGCGACAAGCACAGGATTTGTAAAAAAGATTTAA
- a CDS encoding amino acid ABC transporter ATP-binding protein: protein MGKIIVKNLKKSYGSNQVLKGIDMQVREGEVVCVIGPSGSGKSTFLRCMNMLEEITAGEVIVDDYNLSDKNVDINKVRENIGMVFQHFNLFPHMTVLKNIMFAPTELGKQSKAEARETAMKLLDRVGLADKADALPGQLSGGQKQRVAIARALAMNPDIMLFDEPTSALDPEMVGEVLGVMKDLAREGMTMMIVTHEMGFAREVSDRVVFMDGGYIVEEGTPQEVFGNPKNERTISFLEKVL from the coding sequence GTGGGTAAAATTATCGTTAAAAACCTGAAAAAAAGCTATGGTAGTAATCAAGTATTAAAGGGCATCGATATGCAAGTACGTGAAGGCGAGGTTGTTTGTGTCATTGGCCCCTCTGGTTCGGGAAAAAGTACGTTTTTGCGTTGTATGAACATGCTTGAAGAAATTACCGCAGGTGAGGTCATTGTGGATGACTACAACTTGAGTGACAAAAACGTGGACATTAACAAAGTCCGTGAAAATATAGGTATGGTATTTCAACATTTTAATTTGTTTCCGCATATGACCGTGCTCAAGAACATTATGTTCGCGCCGACTGAACTGGGGAAACAGTCCAAGGCAGAGGCCCGGGAAACGGCTATGAAGCTGCTGGATCGTGTAGGTTTGGCCGATAAGGCAGATGCACTGCCAGGACAGCTTTCCGGCGGTCAGAAGCAGCGTGTGGCGATTGCACGTGCGCTGGCAATGAATCCAGACATTATGCTGTTCGACGAGCCGACCTCGGCGCTTGATCCTGAAATGGTAGGCGAAGTGCTGGGCGTAATGAAAGATCTGGCGCGTGAAGGCATGACGATGATGATCGTAACGCATGAGATGGGTTTTGCACGCGAAGTAAGCGACCGTGTTGTGTTTATGGACGGTGGTTACATCGTAGAAGAAGGAACGCCACAAGAGGTATTTGGTAATCCGAAAAACGAGCGGACTATTAGTTTCTTGGAAAAGGTATTGTAA
- a CDS encoding YerC/YecD family TrpR-related protein → MQLKKLNDKSIDQLFEAILTLKNLEECYVFFDDLCTINEIQSLSQRLEVARMLGKGSTYNQIEAETGASTATISRVKRCLNYGNDGYKMTLERLGR, encoded by the coding sequence ATGCAGCTTAAAAAGCTTAATGATAAAAGTATTGATCAATTGTTCGAAGCTATTTTAACTCTTAAAAATTTGGAAGAGTGCTATGTATTTTTTGATGATCTGTGCACGATTAATGAAATTCAATCCCTCTCCCAACGTCTAGAGGTTGCCCGTATGCTAGGCAAAGGCAGCACATATAATCAGATTGAAGCAGAGACGGGGGCCAGCACAGCTACCATTTCACGTGTTAAACGTTGTCTGAACTATGGTAATGACGGGTACAAAATGACTCTGGAACGTCTGGGACGCTAA